One Williamwhitmania taraxaci genomic window, ATCTCAGTTCTTTATCTGCCATAACCGGGAAAACACTCAACACCTCGATAGGCAGCATACCGTTTTTGGTAAAGTTTACGAAGGCATTGAGGTGCTCGATCAAATTCGTAAAGGTGACGAGATTGTTAAAATTGAAATAAAGGAGGAGTAAGATGGCTCTTGAATTACAGGGTAAGTTTGTGCAGCTGCTCGAAAAGCAGACTGGCAGCGGAAAAAATGGAACATGGGAAAAGCAAGATTTTATTGTGGAAACCATGGAGCAGTATCCAAAAAAGGTGTGTGTTGCTGCCTGGGGCGATAAGGTCCAGGAAATTGGTGGGTTTCGTCCCGGCGATGTCCTAAAGGTAAGCTTCAACGTAGAGTCGCGGGAGTATAAT contains:
- a CDS encoding DUF3127 domain-containing protein — protein: MALELQGKFVQLLEKQTGSGKNGTWEKQDFIVETMEQYPKKVCVAAWGDKVQEIGGFRPGDVLKVSFNVESREYNGRWYTDLRAWRIAKESATQPSQSQSAGAPPASFDEIPPMGGEELNDLPF